One Elaeis guineensis isolate ETL-2024a chromosome 10, EG11, whole genome shotgun sequence genomic window carries:
- the LOC105059918 gene encoding sugar transporter ERD6-like 7 isoform X1 — MGNSKDVVDREENGFKEPLMHAEETRSCKESLCMVLVSTAVSVCGSFEFGVCVGYSAPTQSEIRQDLGLSLSEYSVFGSIVTIGAMIGAVTSGRISDFSGRKGAMRMSAIVCIIGWLGIYFAEGAFSLDLGRILTGYGTGVFSYVVPVFIAEIAPKQLRGGLTTINQLLICGGLSLCYIIGTLVTWRTLVLVGLVPCFVILVGLYFIPESPRWLAKVGRDRESEVALQSLRGKDADISQEAADIQEYVETLRSLPETRILELFQRTYIRSVIVGVGLMAFQQFGGVNGITFYATEIFVSAGFASGNLGTILLGSIQVPITTMGAFLMDKSGRRPLLMVSASGTCLSAFTIAISFYLKDKGIYMDWVPLLALTGILGFLGSFSIGMGAIPWVIMSEGVGCCIEIGLVADIPNQHKRSSWKPSDSGELVCFMGSFVCFQFSRELEFFRYLFCLRCFLCNICCFCCKSSTRNKRKDFGRDSGIHEFLQMKIFSSSQSGFASKAIQIVLAQLYKLLMFSN, encoded by the exons GTCGGCTATTCGGCACCAACTCAGTCCGAGATAAGACAAGATCTAGGCCTCAGTCTATCTGAG TATTCTGTTTTTGGCTCCATAGTGACAATTGGTGCAATGATTGGAGCAGTTACAAGTGGGCGTATCTCTGATTTTTCCGGCCGTAAAGGA GCTATGAGAATGTCAGCTATTGTCTGCATCATAGGATGGCTTGGAATTTACTTTGCTGAA GGTGCATTTTCACTCGATCTTGGGAGAATTCTCACGGGATATGGAACTGGAGTCTTTTCCTATGTG GTACCAGTTTTCATAGCAGAGATTGCACCCAAACAGCTTAGAGGAGGGCTGACAACCATCAACCAG CTATTAATCTGTGGGGGATTATCATTGTGTTACATAATTGGAACACTAGTCACATGGCGCACGCTGGTTCTAGTTG GACTTGTTCCATGCTTTGTTATACTTGTGGGTCTCTATTTCATCCCAGAGTCTCCTAGATGGCTG GCAAAGGTGGGACGAGATAGGGAATCTGAAGTTGCATTGCAAAGCCTTCGTGGAAAGGATGCTGATATCTCTCAGGAAGCAGCAGACATTCAA GAATATGTAGAAACTCTTCGGAGCCTTCCTGAGACTAGGATTTTGGAGCTATTCCAAAGGACATACATCCGTTCGGTTATC GTTGGTGTTGGCCTAATGGCGTTTCAACAATTTGGAGGAGTCAATGGAATTACATTCTATGCCACTGAAATATTTGTATCTGCAG GATTCGCTTCAGGAAATCTTGGAACCATTTTGCTGGGATCCATTCAG GTTCCTATTACGACAATGGGTGCTTTTTTGATGGATAAGAGTGGAAGAAGGCCTCTCCTAATG GTTTCTGCATCAGGAACATGTTTAAGTGCTTTTACAATTGCAATATCATTCTACTTGAAG GACAAAGGAATTTACATGGATTGGGTCCCTTTGCTAGCTCTTACTGGCATATTG GGCTTTTTGGGGTCTTTTTCAATAGGAATGGGAGCCATTCCTTGGGTTATAATGTCCGAG GGTGTAGGATGTTGCATTGAGATTGGATTGGTTGCAGATATTCCCAATCAACATAAAAGGAGTAGCTGGAAGCCTAGTGACTCTGGTGAACTGGTTTGCTTCATGGGCAGTTTCGTATGCTTTCAATTTTCTCGTGAGCTGGAGTTCTTCAG GTACCTTTTTTGTCTTCGCTGCTTTTTGTGCAACATCTGTTGTTTTTGTTGCAAAAGTAGTACCAGAAACAAAAGGAAGGACTTTGGAAGAGATTCAGGCATCCATGAATTCCTTCAAATGAAAATTTTTAGCAGCAGTCAATCTGGTTTTGCAAGCAAAGCAATTCAGATAGTTTTAGCACAACTCTATAAATTGTTGATGTTTTCAAATTGA